The Methanococcoides methylutens genome segment TCATCAAGGCTGTGATCTGTGCCAAAAAGCATCAGATCAAGGATACCCAACCTTTCGTTGGGACAGGGACCCACATGAGCAGGAACCCCGTTCATGTAGACTTCCTTAGCACGCAGGAAACTGCAGGGTGCGTCCACAGGGAAAGAGAGGATCGCATAGGTCCCGCTCATGATAGCACGTGTTGCTGCTGTCACGACATCCACTTTTTCGACATCTTCACCACGGTCTGCAAGTTCACAGACCTCCTGTGCAGTAAGCACAACAGCTTCTCCTTTACCAATGCTTTCGTTTATACTTTCAATGCTACGTTCCATATAACCCCTCCATTTCCTTAATCGATATTCCCGCCTGCAAATAGCGGATCTACTTTTGAGATCATTTCCGGCGTGCCCATCAGTACGACCACGTCACCCGAGATCAGCGAGAGATCAGCATCCGGACTTGCAAGAATTTCAGAGTCCCTGCGAATCGCAAGTATTGTGACACCATATTTTTTCCTCAGGCCAAGCTGAGTAAGTGTTTTCCCAACTACATAGGAAGATGACCTAACCCTTACATTCGTAATGTTCATTTCCGGAATATCAACTTCCATGTCATAGATGTTCATTGTACCGGACAACGTTCTGAACATCTCATAACCATCCGAACGTATCTCTGAGACCAATTTATCGATCTCATCCTTTGGAATAAGATATCTCTTCATCAGCCTTACGAATATCTCGATGGATGTCTCGAACTCCTCAGGAATTACCTCATTTGCACCCAGTGCATACAGAGGTTCCATTTCCTGGAGATATTGTGTACGTGTAATAATGTGTAGATTCGGATTTAATTTACGTGAAAGTGAAACAGTTCTACGCGTTCCCGCCGGATCAGATATGCAGACCACCAGCACCCTTGCGTCCTTGATGTCCGCATGTTCGAGCACGCCTTTCTGGGAAGAATCGCCATAATAGACCAGTTCGCCTTTTAACTGTTCTTTCCTAACGGTTTCCGGGTTGGTATCGAGTATGAGATAGGGAATTCCTGCCACCGTTGCTGCCTTTGCAACGGTATGACCATTGAAACCGAAACCTGCGATGACAAGATGGTCCTTAAGATGTGTCTTTTTGTCAAGAATATCCTCCATAGCCCCTGGATGAAAACCACATTTGAACTTTGATGGCAGAGGCAGGTTCACGACCCGGTCCGCGACCCTGGGTGAAATTGACATTACAGATGAAGTTACTGCCATTGTAATGATGGAGACCACAAGGAACAGCTGGTACACGTTCTGATCAAGGATACCAAATTCCAGCCCGAACCTGGAAAGAACGAATGAGAACTCACCAACCTGTGCAAGTGCAAGTCCCCCCAGGATCACCGTACGCAGGGGGAAGCCAAGCAGGAATGAGGCCAAGCCGGCTAGTACTGATTTTAACAGAAGTACCCCGGCAGCCACAAGTATGAACAGCACAGGGTTCTCAAAGAAGTGTCCGATATCAAGCAGCATCCCTATGGAAATAAAGAAGAAACTCATGAAAATATCACGGAAAGGAATGAGGTTACTAAGTGCCTGATGGCTGTATTCGGATTCCGAGATGATCAGACCTGCGAGAAAAGCACCCAATGCAAGAGATAGTCCCATGCTGGATGTAAGCCAGGCGACCGAAAGGCAGACAACAATGATGCTCAGGAAGAAGAGCTCGGAATCCCGGGTCTTCGTTATCTGATAGAGAACGTTCGGGACGATCCACTTAGCACTGGCCATGACCAGAACGATAAGGCCGATGCCTTTTGCAATTATGGGAAGCAGTGCTGCATCTCCGGTGGAACCCACACCTGCCAAAAATGGTGTCACCAGTATCATGGGAACTACAATGACATCCTGGTAAAGTAGAATTGCAAGGGACAGACGTCCATGCGGAGCATGCAGTTCACCCCTCTTCTGCAAAAGCTTGAGCACGATAGCCGTACTACTCAGAGAGAATAAAAAACCAATAAAAACGGATTCTGCAAAACCGTATCCGACCCAGGAAGATATGAAATAGACAACTGCTATTGTAAACAGTACCTGTATGGAACCGCCAATAAGGACAGCCCGTTTCATGCTCCAGAGATCCTTTAAAGATAACTCAACACCGATCGTGAAAAGCAGCAGAACGATGCCTATCTCAGCAAGCACTTCTACTTCTTCAATGGCATCTATCAGACCATAACCATGAGGTCCCAATAACATACCCGTAAAAAGAAATCCGACAATTATGGGTATATGAAGACGGTGGCAGAAATAAAGAATGGCGATGGACAAACCGAAAATTATGGTAAGATTATTTATTATGAAAGATTCCATCAAGCCTTCCCCCGAATAAATACCAGAAATATACTAATGTTAATCTCTGTTTCAGGTAATATATAAGATAATAAGATAATGCGATCGATAAAAAGATAGGCCATATTAAAAATATGACCATCCGGGTATTAAAAGATCAGGAGTTCTCCACACCAAGAAGACTTGCGAGTTCCAGGCCTTCACTACCAAACTCAGAAAGCTGGTCGAACAATTCGGCCTTGCTGACATATTTCTCGGTACGTGTTCCATCAGTCTGCTCGATCTTTATAGTGATCTCGCCATCAGAATAACCTCTGTCAATGCATTCGTTGATAATATCCGTGAACTGCTCAGCGATCAGTTTCAGGCAATCGAATGTCTGGTTGTTACGAATAGCATCTTCACCATCGAGCATAAGCTTGACAAGGGTCTTCCTCTTAACATGGGAACGGATATAGTCCCTAAGGGCATCAAGCATTGATCTTACATTCTCTTCTTTGACAGAGTTCATGAGTGCAGGATCTGCTGTGGTCTCATTGCCATCATAATATATCACAAGGGAATCTCCACTCATATCGACCTTTAAGCGCTTGGTAGCTTTCTTGTTAACGAACATTGCACTAATTTGATGATCATCAAAATCCAGGGTTGAAAGACGGAAATCGGACACATCTTCCAGTTTAACTTTATCTTCCTTGTATATGATACCGGACCTTGTCCAGGTCGGTAAAAAGAGAGTGCCGAAGAATCCCCTTATTGTTGTAGAACTATCGGTAAAGGTAAGTTCGGATTCATATTCCATTCCGGAAACCGTTGAAGTAAGCTTACCCCGCAGAACATTCCGGTCCATGGAAGCAAAATACTTTTCTGTTGTGCCATAAACACCACCTTCAAAGAAGGGATCGAGTATTGAAAGGATCTGCCTTTCCACATCATCCAGGCTTTTGTCTATATTCTTGTTAATGCTCTCGATCTCAGAAAACATGGCATCTGAACTCTTGTTGAAAGAAGACTCGCATGCGTCAAGAATAGAATTTCTGTAATCAAGGAGATCTTTTAATTCAAACTCCCCAGTAATGTTGTCAATGAAATTCAGGATCTTACTATTACTGGACTCCAGTTCATCAGACCCATTTTCCAGAGATGTTCGCCTGCCTATCAGATCATCATTATTCTCAATGGAAGCATTCTCAATAGGAAGAACTTTGCTCGAAATGTAAACAAAATCCTGAAGATCCTGTATAACATCCCTCTGAATAGATAATTCATTAGAATCTTGAAATGTATATTTCATGCGGTTCCCCAATTCGACTAATTCTTATTGAGTTAATTCTTATAGTGCAAACGTTAAATAGATTACGTAGGCAGCAGGGATTCTGCTGCCTCTATCAGATTATCCAAGAACTGACCTTACAGGGTCAAGTATCTCATTGATGTACTTGCCGGCACCGTTCTTCAGGTCCATTGGATGAAGACTTCCGTCTGCAAATACTGTCTCAAGTTCTGCATAGCTCTTGCATACAAGGTCGCCGCCAAACTTCTCCGGCCTTTCGAAGACGATCTCATCGTAGCGAGGCATTATGTGATACTTGAATAGCTCAAGCATCGGATTATCTTCAATAACACCTGCAGGACAGAATGCTTTCTTAAGCTTTTTATTAATGGATGCTGCATCATCGTCCACTGAAATATAGTTCTCGTTGGATGATGACATCTTGGTACCGTCCAGTCCGAGAAGTATAGGAGTGTGGATGCAGAGCGGAGCTTTGAAGCCAAGGCCTGGAAGCCCTTCCCTTGCAAGCATGTGGATCTTCCTCTGGTCGATACCACCTACCGCGACATCCACTCCGAGAAGTGCGATATCGATAGCCTGCATGATAGGGTAGACCATCTGGGAAACCTTAGGATCTTCCATCTTTCTTCCAACCTCGTCCATGCTTCTCTTTGCCCGGTTCAGTGAAGTTGACTGGGTGAGCTTGAGCACATTAAGCATGTATTCAGGAGAGAGCTGGAAATCAGAGCCATATACAAAATTAGTCTTTTCCGGATCAAGTCCGAGTGCAAGGAAACATTCCTTGTTGTAGTCCGCGGTCTTGCGTACTTCTTCCATCGTACCTTTCTGGTTCAGGTATGCATGGACATCCGCAAGAAGGACAGTGATCTCAAATCCTGCTTTCTGAAGGTCCATTAACTTGTTCACAGTAAGAACGTGGCCCATGTGGATCTTCCCACTAGGTTCGTAGCCGGTATATGCTGAAGGGTTTTCCTTGGTCTCCAGCAATGTTGTAAGCTCCGCTTCTGTGACAATCTCCTGCACGTTTCTTTTTATAAGATCGATCTTTTCCATGAATTCACCTTCAATATCATAGTAGAATTAAACTGATCACTATGAATGATGGGACTTTAAAGTCAAGTCATCACCATATAGATTACGGTACATTAGTAACCAATAT includes the following:
- a CDS encoding tyrosine--tRNA ligase — encoded protein: MEKIDLIKRNVQEIVTEAELTTLLETKENPSAYTGYEPSGKIHMGHVLTVNKLMDLQKAGFEITVLLADVHAYLNQKGTMEEVRKTADYNKECFLALGLDPEKTNFVYGSDFQLSPEYMLNVLKLTQSTSLNRAKRSMDEVGRKMEDPKVSQMVYPIMQAIDIALLGVDVAVGGIDQRKIHMLAREGLPGLGFKAPLCIHTPILLGLDGTKMSSSNENYISVDDDAASINKKLKKAFCPAGVIEDNPMLELFKYHIMPRYDEIVFERPEKFGGDLVCKSYAELETVFADGSLHPMDLKNGAGKYINEILDPVRSVLG
- a CDS encoding cation:proton antiporter, yielding MESFIINNLTIIFGLSIAILYFCHRLHIPIIVGFLFTGMLLGPHGYGLIDAIEEVEVLAEIGIVLLLFTIGVELSLKDLWSMKRAVLIGGSIQVLFTIAVVYFISSWVGYGFAESVFIGFLFSLSSTAIVLKLLQKRGELHAPHGRLSLAILLYQDVIVVPMILVTPFLAGVGSTGDAALLPIIAKGIGLIVLVMASAKWIVPNVLYQITKTRDSELFFLSIIVVCLSVAWLTSSMGLSLALGAFLAGLIISESEYSHQALSNLIPFRDIFMSFFFISIGMLLDIGHFFENPVLFILVAAGVLLLKSVLAGLASFLLGFPLRTVILGGLALAQVGEFSFVLSRFGLEFGILDQNVYQLFLVVSIITMAVTSSVMSISPRVADRVVNLPLPSKFKCGFHPGAMEDILDKKTHLKDHLVIAGFGFNGHTVAKAATVAGIPYLILDTNPETVRKEQLKGELVYYGDSSQKGVLEHADIKDARVLVVCISDPAGTRRTVSLSRKLNPNLHIITRTQYLQEMEPLYALGANEVIPEEFETSIEIFVRLMKRYLIPKDEIDKLVSEIRSDGYEMFRTLSGTMNIYDMEVDIPEMNITNVRVRSSSYVVGKTLTQLGLRKKYGVTILAIRRDSEILASPDADLSLISGDVVVLMGTPEMISKVDPLFAGGNID